Within Aspergillus oryzae RIB40 DNA, chromosome 2, the genomic segment CGCAGGTAGACGTAGTAACCGCCCTCACGGTGaatcttcttcagctcacCCTGGGGGCCGGGTGCACGCCGAAGGTTGTCCAAGCCACCGACAACACGTAACATGGACGTCAATGCAAGCAAGGTCGTTTCCTTGCCCAAGCCAGTGTGTGGACCCAGGCCGTACTGGATGTAAGATTCCAGAGGGCGATCCAGATGCACTTCGTTGGGATCTGGGAAAACCTGAGGATCACGGTTGGCTTTGACCTGTTGGATGTTAGCCATGCCACAACTGCGAGCGTTGTTGGACAGCGTTAACCGAGAAGAGGCACTTACAGCACCAACGAATACTCTGTCACCACGCTTGATGTTAACATTGCCGGTCTCTTCGGTCATGCTCAAGTCAGTTTGAGCTTCGCGGTAGGATCCAAAAGTTCCATTCAGACGGAAGCCTTCCAGGCAGTAGCGCATCAACTTGTCTTCGGAATCTTTGCTGTCCTCCTTGGAAAGGCGGTTGATCTCAGGAAGGTGCTTTTTGCCCTCAGAAAGATAATAGTCGATGATTTGAGTGAACTGTCAAAGATGTCAACAGCCAGCACCGTAACAAGAATAGATGGAGCTTACCATTTGAGCCTGATTGTGAACCATCGCCACAGCCGCTGGTAGAACCTGAGAATAGGTTACATCGGAAACGCCCAAGCCACTCTCCAGAAGCTTTTTGATCAATTGATCACCGTATTCCTTCAAGGCGTTGTGATCATTACGGCGATTGCCAATGATGCCGCTGAGGAAACTAGGAGAGTTGATGGATTTGACGTGGTTCTCAACGGAGTGGCCCAACTGCTCAGCGACGGCGCGAGCCGCGTGATGAAGGGAGAAAGATTTGGTCTTATCGACATCGAAGAAAATGCTAGTAAAGATTACTGCCATACTCATGAAAGTCTCGTTGTCGGTAAAGACTCCGCGCGAATTCTCCTTGGTCTtcagaggaagagagaacagCTTCGATGCAAAGTGAACAGGCGCTAGGTTTCCAATACTATGGGCGTGGTCAGCTCTTATACTGCGGTCATAATGTTTGATCAAGGTAGCTTACTCCCGTGTGATATCAACTTGCTTGAGTCCCGCAAGATTCCCAGACTTTTCTTGCAAAAGCTTTGCAGTGATGTCTTCATAAAATTCCTTGATGCTGTTGCGCCACTGGTCATTGTCCAATGATTTACTCCAGAAGTCATCGCCGCCTTTAGCAGAGGCGAGCGGAGTATTGCCGTTCCAGACCACGCGGAAGTCCTCCTCGCGTTCCAAAGCCAGCTTGACATTAGGATAGGATACCAGGTTCACGTGGGGAGGGGTAAACGACGGGCGTTCGTAAGAGAAGTCAGACTCTCTACCTAGATCCTTCATAATGTTCCTGTTCTCGCTGGGGATGGTCATGGGGTAATGGGCATAGATGGAATCGGACTTGAACCAATTCGGGAAGGCTCTAGTCGCAAGCTTGTAGAAGACACATCCCTGGTTGACATTCAGGTCGTAACGAACCTCATTGTATCCCCAGTTAGTCAGGTTCCGAGGATTGTAATCGACCTATAGCGCACGTTAGAATGAACGGTGTCATTTTATCTCCTGGGAAGGACGAGCTCACAGTGTAGAAACGATCACCGCGGACAAGAGCCACGGCGTCAGACAGAACCGCACGAGAGATCGTATATGTAGGAGCAATTCCAACACCTGGTACCATAGGTTGCTTGGCGTCCTCAGCAACAATACCAGGGTAGAGTTCCACGTAGTCGGGGTGGCCGTAAAGATGACGGAGGGCCTCCacaacttcctcatcggaATTGATATCCTCAAACCGTTCATACGGCTTCAAGTCGAAGAACTTGCGGAATTCATTAAGGGAGCCAACATTCCAGCTACGTGCCTGCTCAATACCCATAATCTCGACGGCTCGGAGGCACTTGGGCACGTTACGTGCGCCAAACGAACCTATTGAAAGACGCTTAGTTGGCTGGTTCAGCACTTATCGTTGCGAAGGGAACTTACCGGCAACGTCCTCAATTGCATTAGCGAGGATGCTTACgagttcttcatccttgaaaGTGCCATCCTCTTGACGTTTAAGATGGGCAAACGTACGCTCCGAAGGGTCCTTCGAAAGACCCATGGCGTACTTGCCTAGTCCCTTTTTAAGGTCTAGGACAGTAACGTCCTTGGCAGGCTTTCCCATCAGCTCCTCATAGATCTGTTCCGTCCATTTTTCGTCATTGGCGCTGATGGCAGAATGCCAGCGATAGGCAAGATTGAACTCCACTGAGCATTGGTTACCCAGGCCAGATGGTGTGGGATCGTTGCCCTCCATTTGTGCTCGTGGATCCTGTCTGTGATTAGTTCCCCTCGCAGCATCGAACAGGAGTGTCGACTTACCAGGCACCACGTGCTGTTAACTCTGTTCAAGTTGACGATCGTACGCAGGTAATCGTATAAGGTAATGTTGATATACAAACCACACGTGATTCTGCGGTATGTTAGAAAGCGTTGCATGTGACTGGGGCGGGATGGGCATACAGGCGACCTGTCTGAAAAAGATCCTCATCATATTTCGCCcaagccttcttggccttttcttcgctaAGGTCAGGGCTAGGCTTGGTGAAACGACCATTTTCATTGATTTCGGCCAGTTGTTCTACCACATAGTTGTGGAACCTAATTCATACTTCCGCGTCAGTCTAACGCCTTGCAGCTTAAACGCAGTCCTACCTGTTCAACATGACCAGCATAACACAGCAAGCAGCAGGGAAGGCCTGAAGTCGGGGCTCGGAAAATGAATCAGGCTTCAGTTTGCCATCCCTATGTGTACGAATCAAGTCTTGCTCCTCTTGAACATCACCGTATAAGATAGAGAGATCCAAATAACCCGAAGTTTTGTTAATATGAGGGTTCGCATGGTCGGTCTGGAAAATATCTAGCAGAGCGTTAGCATAGAAGCATGGAGTTGCGCCACCCATGATTGTCAACTCACCGTGAATGATCAAAGAGGCCCAGTCGAAGAACAGACTTGAAACTTTGTTCGGGTGAGGATTGAATTTCTCACGAGCAAAGAGACTGTCAAACACTAAGCCTGCGTCAGGCAAGCCACCTGGCTGGATTGTAAGGGGAGCAATTGATCTCGCATATGGCGTGTTGGCAGCACCTAGCCACGGCAAGgtagggttgttgttggagCCATCAGCGGATCGGTAGGAATACTCGGGGCCCACGTATCTATCCCTGTATTAGCACCACTCTAatgaagcttcttcttgcgccAAATATACTCACGAGAGTGGTGGATGGGGCAAGGAGTCCCAAAGCTGATTCAGAAATAGGTTTGTGGCCTTGGTGCGATTCTCCGAGTTGTCTGGGAGACTGCTAGCGATCTACGCCAAGACGAATCATTGTCAATGAATGTTGTCCTCTCACTAGATTGCCCAAATGATTGACAAATCTTACTTGAATAATCTTCTCCATAAGCATCGTTTTATCATCAACGGGCACCCCTTTAATCTTGTTCATGCTCAGTTGCTTCAGGGTTGCAGCATCTTCAAGGTGAAGAGACTTCAAGTCTTGTACGAGACTACCATGGCGTTGTTCGAACGTCGCGCCGTCACCAGTCTGGTTCGGCAGAGGACTCTGTGAAGCATGGAGGACTTGCGCATACTTGCCGAAAACCGACGCGCCGTTCGCTGCCTTACGGCTTGGTTCTTGATCCGCAGACTTGCGCGCCGGTGACACTTTGGACTGGCGCTTGTCTCCATTCACCTGAGTGCCATTTTGAGCGCCATTTTGAGTGCcattttgctttgtttcgCGGTcattctttgactttttgaAATTTGTAGAAATTCTCCGCAACATTATGATTATGGTATATGAACAAATGCGAAAGGTGAGGAATTATGGATAAGTAACTCAAAAGGCGCGAAGCGGGGTATTAAAGAAAGCGAGCAATGATCAAATACGGAGGAGAACCTCGACCGATAAATCCTAAAGGAAGTTTCCCATGTGTCGTCGTACGGAGCAGTAGCTTTTAAAAGCTGCAACACAGCATAGGGTCGAATCTCTACCACAGCTGCGGGTGGATCTTGGCCGCCGAATCCGATTGACAGCAAAACTAATTAATCGGTCTAGGGGTAGATTTAATTATCGCACAGCTGAAATTCATCTCGGATACTGTCGAGTAATAATACCTACCATGTGGTTCAGACCCGCGGGTGGCGCAAGGACGACTATGTTTGGTCAATCCTGTTGACCTGGGACGAGAGTGGACTCAGTGGAGGTGCTCAGATTGGCCAGTCAAGGGGGCTTCATTGACTGAGCATGGTACACTTTTCCCATCTGTTCAACTTCATGGACACCGCACGCTGCGCATTGACGCCGGGCGGTGGAAGGGATCTGTAGACAGATACGGAGTAATTCTTCGCTGACCACTGTAGTACCGTGCAGTCGACCCACCAGCATAGGAAAAGTTTAATCGCGAGCTTGCATGACAAGGAATTCAGCATCATTGTATTGGTGAATAGGCCGGCTGATCTTTGGCCCACTGCGGTAAGTGTACACAGTAGCCAGCCACCAACAAATGTGGAATCTGCAGCGATCGCGAAGATGCCAAGTTGATAATCATGGCAAAATGGAACCGTGGAATTGGAAGAACTCAGGCTCCACCTCGGCTCCAGACTGCCAATTGTAGAGCCTTGTTTTTACTGGCCCAAGCT encodes:
- a CDS encoding peroxidase/cytochrome P450 family protein (peroxidase/oxygenase), yielding MLRRISTNFKKSKNDRETKQNGTQNGAQNGTQVNGDKRQSKVSPARKSADQEPSRKAANGASVFGKYAQVLHASQSPLPNQTGDGATFEQRHGSLVQDLKSLHLEDAATLKQLSMNKIKGVPVDDKTMLMEKIIQIASSLPDNSENRTKATNLFLNQLWDSLPHPPLSYVGPEYSYRSADGSNNNPTLPWLGAANTPYARSIAPLTIQPGGLPDAGLVFDSLFAREKFNPHPNKVSSLFFDWASLIIHDIFQTDHANPHINKTSGYLDLSILYGDVQEEQDLIRTHRDGKLKPDSFSEPRLQAFPAACCVMLVMLNRFHNYVVEQLAEINENGRFTKPSPDLSEEKAKKAWAKYDEDLFQTGRLITCGLYINITLYDYLRTIVNLNRVNSTWCLDPRAQMEGNDPTPSGLGNQCSVEFNLAYRWHSAISANDEKWTEQIYEELMGKPAKDVTVLDLKKGLGKYAMGLSKDPSERTFAHLKRQEDGTFKDEELVSILANAIEDVAGSFGARNVPKCLRAVEIMGIEQARSWNVGSLNEFRKFFDLKPYERFEDINSDEEVVEALRHLYGHPDYVELYPGIVAEDAKQPMVPGVGIAPTYTISRAVLSDAVALVRGDRFYTVDYNPRNLTNWGYNEVRYDLNVNQGCVFYKLATRAFPNWFKSDSIYAHYPMTIPSENRNIMKDLGRESDFSYERPSFTPPHVNLVSYPNVKLALEREEDFRVVWNGNTPLASAKGGDDFWSKSLDNDQWRNSIKEFYEDITAKLLQEKSGNLAGLKQVDITRDIGNLAPVHFASKLFSLPLKTKENSRGVFTDNETFMSMAVIFTSIFFDVDKTKSFSLHHAARAVAEQLGHSVENHVKSINSPSFLSGIIGNRRNDHNALKEYGDQLIKKLLESGLGVSDVTYSQVLPAAVAMVHNQAQMFTQIIDYYLSEGKKHLPEINRLSKEDSKDSEDKLMRYCLEGFRLNGTFGSYREAQTDLSMTEETGNVNIKRGDRVFVGAVKANRDPQVFPDPNEVHLDRPLESYIQYGLGPHTGLGKETTLLALTSMLRVVGGLDNLRRAPGPQGELKKIHREGGYYVYLREDWGSYSPFPTTFKVHFDGAIPAPKKRLTYLGN